The Blautia hydrogenotrophica DSM 10507 genome window below encodes:
- a CDS encoding DUF370 domain-containing protein encodes MTKLINIGFGNLVNAQKIVAIVSPDAAPIKRLVQSAKNDGRVIDATQGRKTKGVILTDQNQVILSALQPDTISRRFSGKSELEERGESHE; translated from the coding sequence GTGACAAAATTAATTAACATAGGGTTTGGAAATTTAGTAAACGCACAGAAGATTGTGGCGATTGTCAGCCCGGATGCGGCGCCGATCAAACGGTTGGTGCAGAGCGCGAAAAACGATGGTCGAGTCATTGATGCCACCCAAGGGAGAAAGACCAAAGGGGTGATTCTTACAGATCAAAATCAAGTGATTTTGTCGGCCTTGCAGCCGGATACCATTTCGCGGCGTTTTAGTGGCAAGTCAGAATTGGAGGAGAGAGGAGAGAGTCATGAATAA